A genomic segment from Actinomadura hallensis encodes:
- a CDS encoding TetR/AcrR family transcriptional regulator has protein sequence MTEIRTPLRRRPAQRRSAERVQRMLDACADILDEDGYDGLTTTRIAQRADVAIGSVYQFFPDKRAVAQALALRNLEEFGERISARLAEDDFDDWSDTVGAIIEIFVEMHRTVPGFRVLRFGDVADVNLLDSDADNNAVVAERLRRMIVETFGLEDTPGLATALAISVEAGDAVLKMAFRSDPDGDPVIVAEAERLIHSYLASHIEHS, from the coding sequence GTGACCGAGATCCGGACTCCGCTCCGCCGCCGTCCCGCCCAGCGCCGTTCCGCCGAGCGCGTCCAGCGGATGCTCGACGCCTGCGCGGACATCCTCGACGAGGACGGCTACGACGGTCTCACGACGACGCGCATCGCCCAGCGCGCCGACGTGGCGATCGGCTCGGTGTACCAGTTCTTCCCCGACAAGCGCGCGGTCGCGCAGGCCCTCGCCCTGCGCAATCTGGAGGAGTTCGGGGAGCGGATCTCGGCGCGGCTGGCCGAGGACGACTTCGACGACTGGTCCGACACGGTCGGCGCGATCATCGAGATCTTCGTGGAGATGCACCGCACCGTCCCCGGCTTCCGCGTCCTGCGGTTCGGCGACGTCGCGGACGTCAACCTGCTCGACTCCGACGCCGACAACAACGCGGTCGTCGCCGAGCGGCTCCGCCGTATGATCGTCGAGACGTTCGGCCTGGAGGACACGCCCGGCCTGGCCACGGCCCTCGCCATCTCGGTGGAGGCGGGCGACGCCGTGCTGAAGATGGCGTTCCGCAGCGACCCGGACGGCGATCCGGTGATCGTCGCCGAGGCGGAGCGGCTCATCCACAGTTATCTCGCCTCGCACATCGAACATTCGTGA
- a CDS encoding MmcQ/YjbR family DNA-binding protein, with protein sequence MATWEDVRRIALGLPETDEVLRWGDPAWRVRKKAFVWDRPLRRSDLAALGDAAPGGPILGAYVPDVGAKEALIADDPEIYFTTPHFDGFPAVLVRLERIGTDELEELVTEAWFVRAPKRLAAKFSK encoded by the coding sequence ATGGCCACGTGGGAAGACGTGCGGCGCATCGCGCTGGGGCTCCCGGAGACCGACGAGGTCCTCCGCTGGGGCGACCCCGCATGGCGCGTGCGGAAGAAGGCGTTCGTGTGGGACCGCCCGCTCCGCCGGTCCGACCTGGCCGCGCTGGGCGACGCCGCGCCCGGCGGCCCGATCCTCGGCGCCTACGTGCCGGACGTCGGCGCCAAGGAGGCGCTCATCGCGGACGACCCGGAGATCTATTTCACGACCCCGCACTTCGACGGCTTCCCGGCCGTCCTCGTCCGCCTAGAACGGATCGGCACCGACGAGCTGGAGGAGCTCGTCACCGAGGCCTGGTTCGTCCGCGCGCCGAAGCGTCTCGCCGCCAAGTTCTCGAAGTGA
- a CDS encoding GH1 family beta-glucosidase, with protein MRVPDGFRWGVATAAYQIEGAAAEDGRGPSVWDTFSHTPGRVRDGHTGDVACDHYHRWPEDVALMRDLGVDSYRFSIAWPRVQPAGSGPVNAKGLDFYDRLVDGLLAAGIAPAATLYHWDLPQPLEDTGGWLERDTAYRFAEFSYLAAERLADRVDMWITLNEPVVVTAYGYAFGVHAPGRALMLDALPTAHHQLLAHGLAVHALRSKNARKVGLTNHYSPAWAASPDDQPAADAFDAFMNRLFTDPVLTGRYPDIMDGAAYVRSEDLSVIAAPIDFLGVNYYQPTRLATPSEGPLPFDMVDVTEYPTTGMGWPIVPDAFLSLLRTLHSRYDLPPIYITENGCSFPDEIGPDGVVDDSARIDFLDAHIKAMQTAIDEGIDIRGYYTWSLLDNFEWSEGYHPRFGLVHVDYETQKRTPKKSFSWYRDLIASTRKPTESQ; from the coding sequence ATGAGGGTTCCGGACGGCTTCCGCTGGGGCGTCGCCACCGCCGCGTACCAGATCGAGGGCGCGGCGGCCGAGGACGGGCGAGGACCGTCCGTCTGGGACACGTTCTCTCACACGCCGGGCCGCGTCCGCGACGGCCACACCGGCGACGTCGCCTGCGACCACTACCACCGGTGGCCCGAGGACGTCGCGCTCATGCGGGACCTCGGCGTCGACTCCTACCGGTTCTCGATCGCGTGGCCGCGCGTCCAGCCGGCGGGGAGCGGCCCGGTCAACGCCAAGGGGCTCGACTTCTACGACCGCCTGGTGGACGGCCTGCTCGCCGCGGGCATCGCCCCGGCCGCGACCCTCTACCACTGGGACCTCCCTCAGCCGCTCGAGGACACCGGCGGCTGGCTGGAACGTGACACCGCCTACCGGTTCGCCGAATTCTCCTACCTGGCCGCCGAACGGCTCGCCGACCGCGTGGACATGTGGATAACCCTCAACGAGCCGGTGGTCGTGACGGCCTACGGCTACGCGTTCGGCGTCCACGCCCCCGGCCGGGCGCTCATGCTGGACGCGCTGCCCACCGCGCACCACCAGCTCCTCGCCCACGGCCTGGCCGTCCACGCTCTGCGCAGCAAGAACGCCCGCAAGGTCGGCCTGACGAACCACTACTCGCCCGCATGGGCGGCGTCCCCCGACGACCAGCCGGCGGCCGACGCGTTCGACGCGTTCATGAACCGGCTCTTCACCGACCCCGTGCTGACGGGCCGCTACCCCGACATCATGGACGGCGCGGCATACGTCCGCAGCGAGGACCTCTCCGTCATCGCCGCCCCCATCGACTTCCTGGGCGTGAACTACTACCAGCCGACGCGGCTGGCGACCCCGTCCGAAGGGCCGCTCCCCTTCGACATGGTGGACGTCACCGAGTACCCCACGACCGGGATGGGCTGGCCGATCGTCCCCGACGCGTTCCTGTCGCTGCTGCGGACGCTGCACTCCAGGTACGACCTGCCCCCGATCTACATCACCGAGAACGGCTGCTCGTTCCCGGACGAGATCGGCCCGGACGGCGTCGTGGACGACTCGGCGCGCATCGACTTCCTGGACGCCCACATCAAGGCCATGCAGACCGCCATCGACGAGGGCATCGACATCCGCGGCTACTACACGTGGTCTCTCCTGGACAACTTCGAGTGGTCGGAGGGCTACCACCCGCGGTTCGGCCTCGTGCACGTGGACTACGAGACGCAGAAGCGCACTCCGAAGAAGTCCTTCTCCTGGTACCGCGACCTCATCGCGTCCACCCGCAAGCCCACGGAGTCGCAGTGA
- a CDS encoding GyrI-like domain-containing protein: protein MSEAKVSQRDMAAGWYEAAEDPELVEHGPVSGLAVTGRGEPGGAAYNESVGALYAVLSALGAPMVPLEGRWWVEDERSPFDVPREEWWWHLFLRLPDGPMPVDRACEQVRPGVPAACRVQHVTFAEGLCVQMLHRGPYSEEPASLARMVAFIEEKGLTRNGLHHEIYLSDPSEGDPRKMRTILRQPVR, encoded by the coding sequence ATGAGCGAAGCGAAGGTCTCCCAACGGGACATGGCAGCGGGCTGGTACGAGGCGGCCGAGGACCCAGAACTGGTGGAGCACGGGCCCGTGTCGGGACTGGCCGTAACTGGCCGCGGAGAGCCGGGCGGTGCCGCTTACAACGAGAGCGTGGGGGCGCTGTACGCCGTCCTGAGCGCGCTCGGTGCGCCGATGGTGCCGCTCGAGGGTCGCTGGTGGGTCGAGGACGAGCGCTCGCCGTTCGACGTGCCGCGCGAAGAGTGGTGGTGGCACCTGTTCCTCCGCCTCCCGGACGGCCCCATGCCGGTGGACCGGGCCTGTGAGCAGGTACGACCCGGTGTTCCGGCCGCTTGCCGCGTCCAGCACGTGACGTTCGCGGAGGGGCTCTGCGTCCAGATGCTCCACCGCGGCCCCTACTCGGAGGAGCCCGCGTCCCTCGCCCGCATGGTCGCGTTCATCGAGGAGAAGGGCCTCACGCGGAACGGGCTGCATCACGAGATCTACCTGTCCGACCCGAGTGAAGGAGACCCGCGCAAGATGCGCACGATCCTCCGCCAGCCCGTCCGGTAG
- a CDS encoding protein kinase domain-containing protein yields MTAARPLRPNDPGEVGGFRLTARIGEGAQGVVYLGEDGAGRRVAVKLLHADFTADPRARTAFERELAAARRVAPFCTAPIIAADAEADPPYTVSEYIEGPSLRTLVTERGALTGGELTRLAIGTATALAAIHEAGVVHRDFKPANVLLGEDGPKVIDFGIARSLDATSATLTGAVGTPAFMAPEQVEGTAGGAPLDMFAWGCTMAFAANGVPPFGGDSVPAIMRRVLHEEPDLGALAGELRELVAACLAKEPRSRPTAVEVLRRLLGAEAGADLLAEGSSAATLTSTPAASPSADSVPAPRPPDAVAGPLSSPEQFPAPPGPGPAPAFPRPGPPPPGYPVAPPAPRQGGRPFLVAGAALATVLLTAAGIAGAVLLRDGDRAGGEQPVAGSSPTASSAASPAAAARGCSYESTGEGKDVGTPPTDSPALPSSATITTNRGTLNLELDAAKAPCAVNSLAFLASKNYFDDTACHRLTSDPTLKVLQCGDPSGTGSGGPGYRFANENTAGVRYARGVVALANAGPDTNGSQFFILYGDAPGLPAVYPVIGRVASGMEVVDEIAEAGTADGSKDGPPKRPVTITGLRTG; encoded by the coding sequence ATGACCGCCGCCCGTCCGCTGCGCCCGAACGATCCCGGGGAGGTCGGCGGATTCCGGCTGACGGCGCGGATCGGCGAGGGCGCGCAGGGCGTCGTGTACCTCGGCGAGGACGGCGCCGGACGGCGGGTCGCGGTGAAGCTCCTGCACGCCGACTTCACGGCCGACCCCCGCGCCCGCACCGCCTTCGAGCGGGAGCTGGCCGCGGCACGGCGCGTCGCCCCCTTCTGCACCGCGCCGATCATCGCGGCGGACGCCGAGGCCGACCCGCCGTACACCGTGAGCGAGTACATCGAGGGCCCTTCGCTGCGGACGCTGGTCACCGAGCGGGGGGCGCTCACCGGCGGCGAGCTGACGAGGCTCGCGATCGGCACCGCCACAGCGCTCGCGGCGATCCACGAGGCGGGCGTCGTCCACCGCGACTTCAAACCCGCCAACGTGCTGCTCGGCGAGGACGGCCCGAAGGTCATCGACTTCGGCATCGCCCGGTCGCTGGACGCCACGTCCGCCACCCTGACCGGCGCCGTCGGCACGCCGGCCTTCATGGCGCCGGAGCAGGTGGAGGGGACCGCGGGCGGCGCTCCCCTGGACATGTTCGCGTGGGGCTGCACGATGGCGTTCGCCGCGAACGGCGTCCCTCCGTTCGGCGGCGACTCCGTACCGGCGATCATGCGGCGGGTCCTGCACGAGGAGCCCGACCTCGGCGCGCTGGCCGGTGAGCTGCGGGAGCTGGTCGCGGCCTGCCTGGCGAAGGAGCCGCGGAGCCGCCCCACCGCCGTCGAGGTCCTGCGGCGGCTGCTGGGCGCGGAGGCCGGCGCGGACCTCCTGGCGGAGGGGTCCTCGGCCGCCACCCTGACCTCGACCCCCGCGGCTTCCCCCTCGGCGGACTCGGTTCCCGCGCCCCGTCCGCCGGACGCCGTGGCGGGACCCCTGTCGTCACCGGAGCAGTTTCCGGCGCCGCCCGGCCCTGGGCCGGCCCCGGCGTTCCCCCGACCCGGACCGCCGCCGCCCGGGTATCCGGTGGCTCCGCCCGCACCGCGCCAGGGCGGACGGCCGTTCCTGGTCGCCGGCGCGGCCTTGGCCACGGTCCTGCTCACGGCCGCCGGGATCGCCGGCGCGGTCCTGCTGAGGGACGGCGACCGCGCGGGCGGCGAGCAGCCGGTGGCGGGCTCGTCGCCCACCGCCTCGTCCGCCGCCTCGCCTGCGGCCGCCGCCCGGGGATGCTCCTACGAGTCCACCGGCGAGGGCAAGGACGTGGGGACCCCGCCGACCGACTCGCCCGCCCTCCCGTCCAGCGCCACCATCACGACGAACCGCGGCACCCTGAACCTGGAACTGGACGCCGCGAAGGCGCCCTGCGCGGTGAACTCGCTCGCCTTCCTGGCGAGCAAGAACTACTTCGACGACACCGCGTGCCACCGCCTCACGTCGGACCCGACGCTGAAGGTCCTCCAGTGCGGCGACCCGTCCGGCACGGGGAGCGGCGGCCCCGGCTACCGGTTCGCCAACGAGAACACGGCCGGGGTCCGCTACGCCCGCGGGGTCGTGGCCCTGGCGAACGCCGGGCCGGACACCAACGGCAGCCAGTTCTTCATCCTGTACGGCGACGCGCCCGGCCTGCCCGCCGTCTACCCGGTCATCGGCCGCGTCGCGTCCGGCATGGAGGTCGTGGACGAGATCGCCGAGGCGGGCACGGCGGACGGGAGCAAGGACGGTCCGCCGAAGCGGCCGGTCACCATCACCGGTCTCCGCACGGGCTAG
- a CDS encoding helix-turn-helix domain-containing protein, with product MSRRLVFAGHRDGGQRQFVERPVPEIPDTSPAPLLAWARERLDRPLTVADLAARAAVSPATLHRRFRAELGTTPLAWLTAERVSLACALIERGEPRLDAVAKASGLGTTANLRALIRRHTGLTPSAYRERFASPGRTPAQKGR from the coding sequence GTGAGCCGGCGGCTGGTGTTCGCCGGGCACCGGGACGGCGGCCAGCGGCAGTTCGTGGAACGTCCCGTGCCCGAGATCCCGGACACCTCGCCGGCGCCGCTGCTCGCGTGGGCGCGGGAGCGGCTGGACCGCCCGCTGACCGTCGCCGACCTGGCCGCCCGCGCGGCCGTCAGCCCCGCGACCCTCCACCGGCGGTTCCGCGCCGAGCTGGGCACCACCCCGCTCGCCTGGCTCACCGCCGAGCGGGTCTCCCTGGCCTGCGCCCTCATCGAGCGCGGCGAACCCAGGCTGGACGCGGTGGCCAAGGCGAGCGGGCTCGGCACCACGGCCAACCTCCGGGCGCTGATTCGGCGCCACACCGGACTCACGCCGTCCGCCTACCGCGAGCGGTTCGCCTCGCCCGGGAGGACCCCGGCTCAGAAGGGCCGGTGA
- a CDS encoding endonuclease/exonuclease/phosphatase family protein — MKAHVLTFNTLFQGRSRARLGALAKILDDSDFDVVCLQEVISPLNLAFLRRAAKSYPHIAHAAAFPVVRGGLVTLSRHPIVRRHYRAFTPTRPARPELLLRKGALFTRVRLPGGHLTVVNTHLSANMDMHWSPSNVYTRAEESELGELAALIRRIPRAEPLVLMGDFNVPRDYRLFKEFAAATGLRDALDGDTETTFNPDYAAIGPIDQVLVGSGIEATARVVFKDPVQLPDGETTYLSDHYGIEATLTSSTGN, encoded by the coding sequence GTGAAGGCGCACGTCCTCACGTTCAACACGCTGTTCCAGGGCCGTTCCCGGGCCAGGCTGGGCGCGCTGGCGAAGATCCTGGACGACTCCGACTTCGACGTGGTCTGCCTTCAGGAGGTCATATCGCCGCTCAACCTCGCCTTCCTCCGGCGTGCGGCGAAGTCGTACCCCCACATCGCGCACGCGGCGGCCTTCCCGGTGGTGCGCGGCGGCCTGGTGACGCTCTCCCGCCACCCGATCGTGCGCCGCCATTACCGGGCGTTCACGCCGACGCGTCCGGCCCGTCCGGAACTGCTGCTGCGCAAGGGCGCGCTGTTCACCCGCGTGCGCCTGCCCGGCGGTCACCTGACGGTCGTGAACACGCACCTCTCCGCGAACATGGACATGCACTGGAGCCCGTCCAACGTGTACACGAGGGCGGAAGAGTCCGAACTGGGCGAACTCGCCGCCCTCATCCGCCGGATACCCCGAGCTGAGCCGCTCGTCCTCATGGGCGACTTCAACGTCCCCCGCGACTACCGGCTCTTCAAGGAGTTCGCGGCGGCCACCGGCCTGCGGGACGCGCTCGACGGCGACACGGAGACCACCTTCAACCCCGACTACGCCGCGATCGGCCCGATCGACCAGGTGCTCGTCGGGTCGGGCATCGAGGCCACGGCGCGCGTGGTCTTCAAAGACCCCGTCCAACTGCCGGACGGTGAGACCACGTACCTGTCCGACCACTACGGCATAGAAGCGACCCTCACGTCATCGACGGGGAACTGA
- a CDS encoding ROK family transcriptional regulator, which produces MSSSTVSGATGRGRRSPHTARHTTRRRNLGVLLREVHRDGAVSRTELADRMGVNRSTILTLIAKLAETGLVREETSATTGRAGRPSLVVRPETGQVYVLAFDVAVDRVVAARVGLGGAVLERREAARRRGGDDLDEIVDVLAGFGNALVDVAPAGAKCVGVGASYCGLIGAADGKVRLEPTTGWTELDFGPALARRLGLGLPVTVGNEAHLGALAEFERGAGVGSRNLVYLHGDVGVGGGIIVGGRLLDGDEGYAAEVGHMIVNPYDGRPCMCGSRGCLEAEVGEPALLEAAGRTGGPIGREGVRAVVRAAENGDAAARRALDTVGDWLGIGVANLINLFNPGVVVFGGMLSEIYRGAASRVNTRVNESVLHVHRERVALRTAALGYDSTLAGAAELGFAALLSDPLAALAP; this is translated from the coding sequence ATGTCGTCCTCGACCGTGTCGGGCGCCACGGGCCGGGGACGGCGGAGCCCGCACACGGCACGGCACACGACGAGACGGCGCAACCTCGGCGTCCTGCTGCGCGAGGTGCACCGGGACGGGGCGGTGTCGCGGACCGAGCTCGCCGACCGGATGGGCGTCAACCGCAGCACGATCCTGACGCTGATCGCCAAGCTCGCGGAGACCGGCCTGGTGCGGGAGGAGACGTCGGCGACGACGGGCCGTGCGGGCCGGCCGTCGCTCGTGGTCCGCCCCGAGACCGGCCAGGTGTACGTCCTGGCGTTCGACGTCGCGGTGGACCGGGTCGTCGCCGCCCGGGTCGGGCTCGGCGGCGCGGTGCTGGAACGCAGGGAGGCGGCGCGGCGCCGCGGCGGCGACGACCTCGACGAGATCGTCGACGTCCTCGCCGGGTTCGGGAACGCGCTGGTGGACGTCGCGCCCGCGGGCGCGAAGTGCGTCGGCGTCGGCGCGTCCTACTGCGGCCTGATCGGCGCCGCCGACGGGAAGGTGCGCCTGGAGCCCACCACGGGCTGGACGGAGCTCGACTTCGGTCCCGCGCTCGCCCGGCGGCTCGGCCTCGGACTGCCGGTGACCGTCGGCAACGAGGCGCACCTGGGCGCGCTGGCCGAGTTCGAGCGCGGCGCGGGGGTCGGCAGCCGGAACCTCGTCTACCTGCACGGCGACGTGGGCGTGGGCGGCGGCATCATCGTCGGGGGCCGGCTCCTGGACGGCGACGAGGGCTACGCCGCCGAGGTCGGCCACATGATCGTCAACCCGTACGACGGCCGCCCGTGCATGTGCGGGTCGCGCGGCTGCCTGGAGGCGGAGGTCGGGGAGCCGGCGCTGCTGGAGGCGGCCGGGCGCACCGGAGGGCCGATCGGGCGGGAGGGCGTCCGGGCGGTGGTCCGGGCCGCGGAGAACGGCGACGCCGCCGCCCGCCGCGCCCTCGACACGGTGGGCGACTGGCTCGGCATAGGCGTCGCCAACCTGATCAACCTGTTCAACCCGGGCGTCGTCGTCTTCGGCGGCATGCTGAGCGAGATCTACCGGGGCGCGGCGTCCCGGGTGAACACCCGGGTGAACGAGAGCGTCCTCCACGTGCACCGCGAGCGCGTCGCCCTGCGCACGGCGGCGCTCGGGTACGACTCCACCCTGGCGGGCGCGGCCGAGCTGGGCTTCGCCGCGCTCCTGTCCGACCCCCTGGCGGCGCTCGCTCCCTGA
- a CDS encoding SDR family oxidoreductase, which yields MGDLRVRSGEVELAVRVRGKGHRPTVVLVHGYPDTGAMWDEVAERLAERFRVVVYDVRGAGASSAPSDPLDYGLDVLMGDLEAVLDGVGADEPVHLVGHDWGSVQGWEAVIGDRVRRRIASFTSISGPDRRHLAQWAREAVRSGPRGVAEVVGQARRSVYIPVLMTPKVGEAAAGVLAAGFPRLMGLREGAAPRSGHPAKTLARDARNGLGLYRANVGRRASRSGGRRSGPVRAAGAAAEGRTDVPVQLIVPVKDRYGSQSLLLSARGRVDRLYVRRAPAGHWVARSHPDLVARWVAEFVEHIDGGPETASLSHARAAAEPGKDFGGDLVVVTGAGSGIGRATAHAFAAEGARVVVADIDEGAAKRTVHEIAAAGGEAHAYRVDVTDAEAMEQFADHVRDSLGVPDVVVNNAGIAMAGSLLDTSEEDWARMRAINVDGMYRGCRLFGRQMVERGEGGHIVNVSSMVAYLPNPELPAYGATKAAVLQMTECFRLDMDRYGIGVSAICPGAIDTPITGRTRFVGMAPGVDGELRERMGRAVQRRGFPPEKVARAVLRAVKQDTPVAYVAAEARLGRVLSRVSPTANRAIGRIGRRAGDRFLSGLRGRDA from the coding sequence ATGGGTGACCTGCGGGTGAGGTCGGGCGAGGTCGAGCTGGCGGTGCGGGTGCGGGGCAAGGGACACCGGCCCACGGTCGTCCTCGTCCACGGGTATCCGGACACCGGTGCGATGTGGGACGAGGTCGCCGAACGGCTCGCCGAGCGGTTCCGCGTCGTCGTGTACGACGTGCGGGGCGCAGGCGCGTCCTCCGCCCCGTCCGACCCGCTCGACTACGGGCTGGACGTCCTGATGGGCGACCTCGAAGCCGTCCTCGACGGTGTCGGCGCAGACGAGCCCGTGCACCTGGTCGGGCACGACTGGGGCTCGGTCCAGGGCTGGGAGGCCGTCATCGGGGACCGGGTGCGGCGTCGCATCGCCTCCTTCACCTCGATCTCCGGTCCGGACCGGCGGCACCTGGCGCAGTGGGCGCGGGAGGCCGTCCGGTCCGGCCCGCGCGGGGTGGCGGAGGTCGTCGGGCAGGCGCGGCGGAGCGTCTACATCCCGGTGCTGATGACGCCGAAGGTCGGGGAGGCCGCGGCCGGCGTCCTGGCCGCGGGCTTCCCGCGCCTGATGGGGCTGCGCGAGGGCGCCGCGCCCCGGTCCGGGCATCCGGCGAAGACCCTGGCGCGGGACGCCCGCAACGGACTCGGCCTGTACCGCGCGAACGTGGGCCGCCGCGCCTCCCGCTCCGGCGGGAGGCGGAGCGGCCCCGTGCGAGCCGCCGGAGCGGCCGCCGAGGGGCGGACGGACGTGCCCGTCCAGCTCATCGTCCCGGTCAAGGACCGGTACGGCTCGCAGTCGCTGCTGCTGTCGGCGCGCGGCCGCGTGGACCGCCTCTACGTGCGGCGCGCGCCGGCCGGGCACTGGGTGGCGCGCAGTCACCCCGATCTCGTCGCCCGCTGGGTCGCCGAGTTCGTCGAGCACATCGACGGCGGACCGGAGACGGCGTCCCTTTCCCACGCGCGCGCGGCGGCGGAGCCCGGCAAGGACTTCGGCGGCGACCTCGTCGTGGTCACCGGCGCGGGCAGCGGCATCGGCCGCGCCACCGCGCACGCCTTCGCCGCCGAAGGGGCGCGCGTGGTCGTCGCGGACATCGACGAGGGCGCCGCCAAGCGCACCGTGCACGAGATCGCCGCGGCCGGAGGCGAAGCCCACGCGTACAGGGTCGACGTCACCGACGCGGAGGCGATGGAACAGTTCGCCGACCACGTCCGCGATTCCCTGGGCGTCCCGGACGTCGTCGTCAACAACGCGGGCATCGCGATGGCCGGCTCGCTCCTCGACACCTCCGAGGAGGACTGGGCGCGCATGCGCGCCATCAACGTGGACGGCATGTACCGCGGCTGCCGGCTGTTCGGGCGGCAGATGGTGGAGCGCGGCGAAGGCGGCCACATCGTCAACGTCTCGTCCATGGTGGCGTACCTCCCCAACCCCGAACTGCCCGCTTACGGGGCGACCAAGGCGGCGGTGCTCCAGATGACCGAGTGCTTCCGCCTCGACATGGACCGCTACGGCATCGGCGTCTCCGCCATCTGCCCCGGCGCGATCGACACGCCCATCACCGGCCGGACCCGCTTCGTGGGCATGGCGCCAGGCGTGGACGGCGAGCTGCGTGAGCGGATGGGCCGTGCGGTACAGCGACGTGGGTTCCCGCCAGAGAAGGTCGCGAGGGCCGTGCTGCGCGCCGTCAAACAGGACACCCCGGTCGCCTACGTCGCCGCCGAAGCCCGCCTCGGCCGCGTGCTCTCCCGCGTGTCGCCCACCGCCAACCGCGCGATCGGCCGGATCGGCCGCCGTGCCGGAGACCGCTTCCTCTCGGGTCTCAGAGGCCGCGACGCCTGA
- a CDS encoding ferritin-like domain-containing protein gives MSSYDLYSTPVPTDTWNVPMAGDTRFTWEYDEGRDRLLNLYQKGKDKQWDAQKRIDWDLEVDPVNVAGLPENFNPLFGSDIWEKMTQKERDEFGRHQGSWLFSQFLHGEQGALNVSARIVQTVPDLDSKFYAATQTMDEARHVELYTKFVHEKIGMYYPINQDLAKLLAESLEDSRWDLPYLGMQVLIEGLALAAFGLYRDMSTNPLVKQLLAYVMQDEARHVAFGRLALKDYYTELTDKERAEREEFVVEGCYLMRDRFKGREIFETLDMPVDKCMEYVDNSDMYTLYQSLLFSRIVPCVRDVGLWGDRVRSAYEKMGVLDNAKADLEALMKQDEEIAEKVDEERYAAELAERKKEVDEAIALGGAAE, from the coding sequence TTGAGTTCTTACGACCTCTACTCCACGCCGGTCCCGACGGACACGTGGAACGTCCCAATGGCCGGTGACACCCGTTTCACCTGGGAGTACGACGAGGGCCGCGACCGGCTGCTCAACCTGTACCAGAAGGGCAAGGACAAGCAGTGGGACGCGCAGAAGCGCATCGACTGGGACCTTGAGGTCGATCCGGTCAACGTCGCCGGACTGCCGGAGAACTTCAACCCCCTGTTCGGCTCCGACATCTGGGAGAAGATGACCCAGAAGGAGCGCGACGAGTTCGGGCGGCACCAGGGTTCGTGGCTGTTCAGCCAGTTCCTGCACGGCGAGCAGGGCGCCCTCAACGTGTCGGCGCGCATCGTCCAGACCGTGCCCGACCTCGACTCCAAGTTCTACGCCGCCACCCAGACGATGGACGAGGCGCGGCACGTCGAGCTCTACACGAAGTTCGTGCACGAGAAGATCGGCATGTACTACCCGATCAACCAGGACCTGGCGAAGCTGCTCGCCGAGTCGCTGGAGGACAGCCGGTGGGACCTGCCGTACCTCGGGATGCAGGTCCTCATCGAGGGCCTCGCGCTCGCCGCGTTCGGCCTCTACCGCGACATGTCGACGAACCCGCTGGTCAAGCAGCTCCTCGCGTACGTCATGCAGGACGAGGCGCGGCACGTGGCGTTCGGCCGGCTCGCGCTCAAGGACTATTACACCGAGCTGACCGACAAGGAGCGGGCCGAGCGCGAGGAGTTCGTCGTCGAGGGCTGCTACCTCATGCGGGACCGGTTCAAGGGGCGTGAGATCTTCGAGACGCTCGACATGCCGGTCGACAAGTGCATGGAGTACGTCGACAACTCGGACATGTACACGCTCTACCAGTCGCTTCTGTTCAGCCGCATCGTGCCGTGCGTGCGGGACGTCGGGCTGTGGGGCGACAGGGTGCGGAGCGCCTACGAGAAGATGGGCGTCCTCGACAACGCCAAGGCGGACCTCGAAGCGCTGATGAAGCAGGACGAGGAGATCGCCGAGAAGGTGGACGAGGAGCGCTACGCGGCGGAGCTCGCGGAGCGCAAGAAGGAGGTCGACGAGGCCATCGCGCTCGGCGGCGCCGCGGAGTAG